A genomic stretch from Hydrogenispora ethanolica includes:
- a CDS encoding methyl-accepting chemotaxis protein, producing MEQLLKVGKAVGAALGRVAKVFAKVFGKLFRTIGPCFNFLTKRFSNFKIGVKLTLGFAIVALIAGAIGLVGTLNIYQINRASQLVYKDNILSSEPLYRLAIQFRQLRADTSFAIIDRRSGSMYEPAINLELMEIDAALNEYASKLALQGGSTGSDQIESLKEYLQKYATEQKAVMDLVKAGKNDAATERMLNNLKPLAGVVASSIDALYQQNTMTALERTTRNNNAAASSTWWMGILVAIGMLVAVGLGIGISRNISKPMRRLTEAAQKLAVGDVDVDVDLTDASKDETGVLLSAFDQMVGSIREQSEVAERLAAGDLNVTVNVRSENDLLAKSIKVVVETLQELVSETNKLTAAAGGGQLAVRGEADRFTGEYRRVVEGINETLDAVIGPLYMAAACVEQIGKGTIPPPITDDYQGDFNTLKNSLNACIEGLGALTECNEVLQKMANNDYTEKVTGDYQGVFGDIATALNLVHDQLLYLQIIFDNMAHGDFGDLTDLKTIGKRSENDQLIPAFIQLMENVLALVNESVRLSESASSGQLETRGDAAQFTGEYRRVIEGFNATLDAVITPLTEAGTVLGRLAVNDYTLEMTGSYQGMLHEFAGQINLVRSQLLGVQDVFIRLSQGDFSRFQELSEVGKRSENDQIMPAVLRTMQVIQDVIDETNRISEAAVAGRLEVRGDSEKFVGKYQAIVVGLNQLLDAMVQPIAEAAAVLDEMAQGNLERRVQGDYQGDYARIKNALNGTIDSFNQILGEINRAAGQVASASRQVSDGSQALSQGATEQAATIQELSASIAEIASQTKENASRAGQANELAGQTKVNAQQGNDRMQEMLTAMRSINEAATNIAKIIKVIDEIAFQTNILALNAAVEAARAGQHGKGFAVVAEEVRNLAGRSAQAAKETAELIEGSIRKIGDGAKIAGQTAASLTQIVGDVTQAADLVKEIANASNEQATGIAQLNQGINQVSKVTQTTTATSEQSASTSEELTSQAEHLREMVGRFRLLS from the coding sequence ATGGAACAGCTTTTGAAAGTGGGGAAGGCCGTCGGGGCGGCTCTCGGCCGCGTCGCCAAGGTCTTTGCCAAGGTCTTTGGCAAATTGTTTCGAACCATTGGGCCCTGCTTCAACTTTTTGACCAAACGGTTCAGCAATTTCAAGATCGGCGTCAAATTGACCCTGGGCTTTGCGATCGTGGCGCTGATCGCCGGAGCCATCGGCCTGGTCGGAACCCTCAACATCTACCAGATTAACCGGGCGTCGCAGCTGGTGTACAAGGACAACATCCTGTCATCGGAACCGCTGTACCGGTTGGCCATTCAGTTCCGGCAGCTGCGGGCGGACACCTCCTTCGCCATCATCGACCGGCGTTCCGGCTCGATGTATGAGCCTGCCATCAACCTGGAATTGATGGAAATCGACGCCGCACTCAACGAATATGCAAGCAAGCTGGCTCTTCAGGGCGGTTCAACCGGTTCGGACCAGATTGAAAGCCTGAAAGAGTATCTCCAAAAGTATGCGACGGAACAGAAGGCAGTCATGGACCTGGTCAAAGCGGGCAAAAACGACGCGGCCACCGAACGGATGCTGAATAATCTGAAGCCGCTGGCCGGAGTCGTCGCCAGCTCCATTGACGCGCTTTATCAGCAAAACACCATGACGGCGCTGGAGCGGACCACCCGCAACAACAACGCCGCCGCCAGCAGCACCTGGTGGATGGGGATTCTGGTGGCTATCGGAATGCTGGTTGCCGTCGGCTTGGGAATCGGCATCTCCCGCAACATCAGCAAGCCGATGCGCCGTCTGACCGAGGCCGCTCAGAAACTGGCCGTGGGCGACGTCGATGTCGATGTCGATCTGACCGATGCCAGCAAGGATGAGACCGGAGTGCTCTTGAGCGCCTTCGACCAGATGGTCGGCTCCATCCGCGAGCAGTCCGAGGTAGCCGAGCGTTTGGCCGCCGGCGATCTGAACGTAACGGTCAACGTGCGGTCGGAGAACGACCTCTTGGCCAAGAGCATCAAGGTCGTAGTGGAAACCCTGCAAGAACTGGTCTCCGAGACCAACAAACTGACCGCTGCGGCCGGCGGCGGCCAATTGGCCGTCCGGGGCGAGGCGGACCGCTTCACCGGCGAATACCGCCGGGTGGTCGAGGGGATCAACGAGACCCTGGACGCGGTGATCGGCCCCTTGTACATGGCCGCGGCCTGCGTCGAGCAGATCGGCAAGGGCACCATTCCGCCGCCCATCACCGACGACTACCAGGGCGATTTCAATACCTTGAAGAACAGCCTGAACGCTTGTATCGAAGGGCTGGGCGCCTTGACCGAATGCAACGAAGTGCTGCAAAAGATGGCCAACAACGATTACACCGAAAAAGTCACCGGCGATTATCAGGGCGTCTTCGGCGATATCGCCACCGCCTTGAACCTGGTCCATGATCAACTGCTCTACCTGCAGATCATCTTCGACAACATGGCCCATGGCGACTTCGGCGACCTCACCGACCTGAAAACCATCGGCAAACGCAGCGAGAACGACCAGTTGATCCCGGCCTTCATTCAATTGATGGAGAATGTGCTGGCCCTGGTGAACGAGTCGGTGCGGCTTTCGGAGTCGGCCAGCTCGGGCCAGTTGGAGACCAGAGGCGACGCCGCTCAATTCACCGGCGAATACCGCCGGGTGATCGAGGGCTTCAACGCCACCCTGGACGCGGTGATTACGCCGTTGACCGAGGCCGGAACGGTCCTCGGCCGGCTGGCGGTGAATGATTACACGCTGGAGATGACCGGCTCCTACCAAGGCATGCTCCACGAGTTCGCCGGGCAGATCAATCTGGTCCGGTCCCAGCTCCTCGGAGTGCAGGATGTTTTCATCCGGCTCTCCCAGGGCGATTTCAGCCGCTTCCAGGAACTGAGCGAAGTCGGCAAACGCTCCGAAAACGACCAGATCATGCCGGCGGTGCTCCGGACGATGCAAGTGATCCAAGATGTCATCGACGAGACCAACCGGATCTCCGAGGCGGCCGTCGCCGGCCGGCTGGAGGTGCGGGGCGATTCCGAAAAATTTGTGGGTAAATACCAGGCGATCGTGGTCGGCTTGAACCAGCTGCTCGACGCGATGGTGCAGCCCATCGCCGAGGCCGCGGCGGTATTGGACGAGATGGCCCAGGGCAACCTGGAGCGGAGGGTGCAAGGCGACTACCAGGGCGATTACGCGCGGATCAAGAACGCGCTCAACGGCACCATCGATTCCTTCAACCAGATCCTGGGCGAGATCAACCGGGCCGCCGGTCAGGTGGCGTCGGCGTCGCGCCAGGTCTCCGACGGCAGCCAGGCGCTCTCGCAGGGCGCCACCGAACAGGCTGCCACCATTCAGGAGTTGTCGGCGTCGATCGCCGAGATCGCCTCCCAGACCAAGGAGAATGCCTCCCGGGCCGGCCAGGCCAATGAGCTGGCCGGCCAGACCAAGGTCAACGCCCAACAGGGCAACGACCGAATGCAGGAGATGCTGACCGCCATGCGCAGCATCAACGAGGCAGCCACCAATATCGCCAAGATCATCAAGGTGATCGACGAGATCGCCTTCCAAACCAATATCCTGGCCCTCAACGCGGCGGTGGAAGCCGCCCGCGCCGGCCAGCACGGCAAAGGCTTCGCGGTGGTGGCCGAGGAGGTCCGCAACCTGGCGGGCCGGAGCGCCCAGGCGGCCAAGGAAACCGCCGAGCTCATCGAAGGCTCGATCCGCAAGATCGGGGACGGCGCCAAGATCGCCGGCCAGACCGCGGCCTCGCTCACCCAGATCGTCGGCGATGTGACCCAAGCCGCCGACCTGGTCAAAGAGATCGCGAACGCCTCCAACGAGCAGGCCACCGGGATCGCCCAGCTGAATCAGGGCATCAACCAGGTATCCAAGGTGACCCAGACCACCACCGCCACCTCCGAGCAGAGCGCCTCCACCAGTGAGGAGCTGACCAGCCAGGCGGAGCATCTCCGGGAGATGGTGGGCCGTTTCCGTTTATTGAGTTGA
- a CDS encoding HAMP domain-containing sensor histidine kinase produces MKTFKGRITLIYLALVLLSAAIGLTAALNLFRLSHTIGGLLTANYGSIKLVHQMRQSLDRQEQALELDLRAGGGRGRAAFGEQREEFLAALGKEERNISEPGERGVAVRLRRSYLEFVRLAARLRTLRREAGEGPARVLYDGVVRPRLQEIRRCLDRVETLNERAMFRSKQRATAHARQGLALVLAVSLAAVAGGFGASRYFVDRFFRPIDQLKETVKRVRAGDLGQQAQIVYRDEIGELAAEFNRMTRRLMQFEQSTVGQLMAEKHRSLAIVKSISDPLIVLDANDRIQLLNPAGEELFATAEGEALQRQLPEVMTLQRQLLEVAHDAGLLELVAAAREGSGSGGEDRQLLRLPGPAPDEDRYYHVIVRPVPGAGAAADHLVVLLQDITQIKRLEKVRTDFIATISHEFKTPLTSVMMGLSLLAEGKIGTLDAKQRELVATLNEDSEALAKLVNDLLELSKIESARALFKFQPCAVGGLFEKAVKQFLGIAAAREVSLSFDAPDDLPRVMADPEKISWVLNNLIGNALKYTGAGDEIRVSAGLRQGRVCVAVRDTGLGIPSEYLDKLFDKFVQVRGYDLEVRGTGLGLAIAKEIVAAHAGTIWCESRMDEGSTFLFTLGLAE; encoded by the coding sequence ATGAAAACCTTCAAGGGCAGGATCACCCTGATCTATCTGGCGCTGGTCCTTTTGAGCGCGGCCATCGGCCTGACGGCGGCCTTGAATCTGTTCCGGCTGAGCCATACTATCGGCGGCCTGCTCACCGCCAATTACGGCAGCATCAAGCTGGTCCATCAGATGCGCCAGAGCCTGGACCGGCAGGAGCAGGCGCTGGAACTCGATCTCCGGGCGGGCGGCGGCCGGGGGCGGGCGGCCTTCGGGGAGCAGCGGGAGGAGTTCCTGGCCGCCCTGGGCAAAGAGGAGCGGAACATCAGCGAGCCGGGCGAGCGGGGCGTCGCCGTCCGGCTGCGCCGGAGCTACCTTGAGTTCGTGAGGCTGGCGGCGCGGCTCCGGACGCTGCGGCGGGAGGCGGGGGAAGGCCCGGCGCGGGTCCTTTACGACGGCGTCGTCCGGCCCCGACTGCAGGAGATCCGCCGCTGCCTGGACCGGGTGGAGACCCTCAACGAACGGGCGATGTTCCGGAGCAAGCAGCGGGCGACGGCCCACGCCCGGCAAGGGCTGGCCCTGGTCCTGGCGGTCTCGCTGGCGGCGGTGGCCGGCGGTTTCGGGGCCTCGCGCTATTTTGTGGACCGCTTCTTCCGCCCCATCGACCAGTTGAAGGAGACGGTCAAGCGGGTGCGTGCCGGCGACCTGGGCCAGCAGGCGCAGATCGTCTACCGGGACGAAATCGGCGAGCTGGCGGCGGAATTCAACCGCATGACCCGGCGGCTGATGCAGTTCGAGCAGAGCACCGTCGGCCAGCTGATGGCCGAGAAGCACCGGTCGCTGGCCATCGTCAAAAGCATCTCCGATCCGCTGATCGTGCTGGACGCCAATGATCGGATCCAACTGCTCAATCCCGCCGGGGAGGAGCTCTTCGCCACCGCCGAGGGGGAGGCGCTCCAGCGGCAGTTACCGGAGGTAATGACGCTCCAGCGGCAGCTACTGGAGGTGGCCCACGACGCCGGCCTGCTGGAGCTGGTGGCCGCCGCCCGGGAGGGGTCCGGGAGCGGCGGGGAGGACCGGCAGCTGCTCCGGCTGCCCGGACCCGCTCCGGACGAGGACCGCTATTACCACGTCATCGTGCGGCCGGTGCCGGGCGCCGGCGCCGCTGCCGACCACCTGGTGGTCCTGCTCCAGGACATCACCCAGATCAAACGGCTGGAGAAGGTCAGGACCGATTTTATCGCCACCATCTCCCATGAGTTCAAGACCCCGCTGACCTCGGTGATGATGGGCCTGAGCCTGCTGGCGGAGGGAAAGATCGGCACGCTGGACGCCAAGCAGCGCGAGCTGGTGGCGACCCTGAACGAGGACAGCGAGGCCCTGGCCAAGCTGGTCAATGACCTCCTGGAGCTCTCCAAGATCGAGTCGGCCCGGGCGCTCTTCAAGTTCCAGCCCTGCGCGGTGGGGGGCCTTTTTGAGAAGGCGGTCAAACAGTTCCTGGGGATCGCCGCCGCCCGGGAGGTCAGCCTGAGCTTCGACGCCCCCGACGACCTGCCCCGGGTGATGGCCGACCCCGAGAAGATCAGCTGGGTATTGAATAACCTGATCGGCAACGCCCTCAAATACACTGGCGCCGGGGACGAGATCCGGGTCAGCGCCGGCCTCCGCCAGGGCCGGGTCTGCGTGGCGGTGCGGGACACCGGCCTGGGCATTCCCTCCGAATATCTGGATAAGCTGTTCGACAAGTTCGTTCAGGTGCGGGGGTACGATCTGGAGGTGCGCGGCACCGGCCTGGGGCTGGCCATCGCCAAGGAGATCGTGGCCGCCCACGCCGGGACCATCTGGTGCGAGAGCCGGATGGACGAGGGCAGCACCTTCCTGTTCACGCTGGGGCTGGCGGAGTAG
- a CDS encoding NADH-dependent [FeFe] hydrogenase, group A6 translates to MMADNKLVNMVINDQAISVPAGSTILEAAKTIGISIPTLCHLDLKEFKMVNKVASCRVCVVEVQGRPSLAPACSTRVMEGMVVRTDTARVIQTRRMVVELLLSNHPNECFTCPKNLDCDLQSLAQRLGIREIEWTGAKMNYESDISSKAIVKNPNKCIMCRRCETMCNEVQTCGILSAVGRGFDAFVGPAFNIPIAESSCTYCGQCVAVCPTAALTEVNHTGKVWAALNDPDKYVVVQTAPAVRVAVGELFGMEPGSIATGKMVTALRRMGFNAVFDTDFAADLTILEEASELVHRIQHHGRLPMLTSCCPAWVKFFEHQFPDLLDIPSSCKSPQIMFGTIAKTYYAEKLGIDPAKMVVVSVMPCVAKKAEAARPELTKEEHSNVDLVLTTREFGLMLKEAGIDFMNLPESDFDKMMGESTGASIIFGTTGGVIEAAVRTAYEWITGEELENVEFTAMRGVQGIREATVKVGDLELKIGIAHELGNARKLLEDIRAGKSQFHAIEIMACPGGCIGGGGQPYHHGDIEIIKKRQEAIYAEDRNKVKRKSHQNEEVLRLYKEYLGEPYGEKAHDLLHTYYEAKEKI, encoded by the coding sequence ATGATGGCTGACAATAAGCTTGTAAATATGGTAATCAACGATCAGGCAATCAGCGTTCCGGCCGGCTCGACCATTCTGGAGGCAGCCAAAACCATCGGAATCAGCATTCCGACCCTGTGCCATTTGGATCTGAAAGAGTTCAAAATGGTCAACAAGGTCGCTTCGTGCCGGGTTTGCGTGGTCGAGGTTCAGGGCCGTCCCAGCCTGGCGCCGGCCTGTTCGACGCGGGTGATGGAGGGCATGGTGGTCCGGACCGATACCGCGCGGGTGATCCAGACCCGGCGGATGGTGGTGGAGCTGCTCCTGTCCAACCACCCCAACGAGTGTTTCACCTGCCCCAAGAACCTGGACTGCGATCTGCAGTCTCTGGCCCAGCGGCTGGGGATCCGCGAGATCGAATGGACCGGGGCCAAGATGAATTACGAGAGCGACATCTCCAGCAAGGCGATTGTCAAAAACCCCAATAAATGCATCATGTGCCGGCGTTGCGAGACTATGTGCAACGAGGTCCAGACCTGCGGCATTCTCTCGGCGGTGGGCCGGGGCTTCGACGCCTTCGTCGGTCCCGCCTTCAACATTCCGATCGCCGAATCGTCCTGCACCTACTGCGGGCAGTGCGTGGCGGTCTGTCCGACCGCGGCCCTGACCGAGGTCAACCATACCGGCAAGGTCTGGGCGGCCTTGAACGACCCCGATAAATACGTGGTGGTCCAGACCGCTCCGGCGGTGCGGGTCGCCGTCGGCGAACTCTTCGGCATGGAGCCGGGCTCCATCGCCACCGGCAAGATGGTGACGGCCCTGCGGCGGATGGGCTTCAACGCGGTCTTCGACACCGATTTCGCGGCCGACCTGACCATCCTGGAGGAAGCCTCGGAGCTGGTGCACAGGATCCAGCATCACGGCCGGCTGCCGATGCTGACCAGCTGCTGCCCGGCCTGGGTCAAATTCTTTGAGCACCAGTTCCCGGACCTGTTGGATATCCCGTCCAGCTGCAAATCGCCGCAGATCATGTTCGGCACCATCGCCAAGACGTATTACGCGGAGAAGCTGGGGATCGATCCGGCCAAGATGGTAGTGGTCTCGGTGATGCCCTGCGTGGCCAAGAAGGCCGAGGCGGCCCGTCCCGAGCTGACCAAGGAAGAGCATAGCAACGTCGACCTGGTGCTCACCACCCGCGAGTTCGGCCTGATGCTGAAAGAGGCGGGAATCGATTTCATGAACCTGCCGGAGAGCGATTTCGATAAGATGATGGGCGAGAGCACCGGCGCCAGCATCATCTTCGGCACCACCGGCGGCGTCATCGAGGCCGCGGTCCGCACCGCCTATGAATGGATCACCGGCGAGGAGCTGGAGAACGTCGAGTTCACCGCGATGCGCGGCGTCCAGGGCATCCGTGAGGCCACCGTCAAGGTCGGCGATCTGGAGCTGAAGATCGGTATCGCTCACGAGCTGGGCAACGCCCGGAAGCTGTTGGAGGATATCCGCGCCGGCAAGTCGCAATTCCACGCCATCGAGATCATGGCCTGCCCCGGCGGCTGCATCGGCGGCGGCGGCCAGCCCTACCACCACGGCGACATCGAGATCATCAAGAAGCGCCAGGAAGCGATCTATGCCGAGGACCGCAACAAGGTCAAACGCAAATCGCACCAGAACGAGGAAGTGCTGCGCCTGTATAAGGAGTATCTCGGCGAGCCTTACGGCGAGAAAGCCCATGACTTGTTGCACACTTACTACGAGGCGAAAGAGAAGATCTGA
- the nuoF gene encoding NADH-quinone oxidoreductase subunit NuoF — MRINTLEQLKEQRIQAEKTIQNRIFGQPSARPEVLIGMATCGIAAGAGEVKEAIEEELERLKLTDIKIVPVGCIGYCHSEPLVQVNLPGQPPVLYGNVDAAKAREIVKGHLVGQQLLADGITEPNFERVNLEEAKAFEPTGQRKQLRIALRNCGVIDPTSIDEYIAGHGYEALGKALTQMTPETVIDTVKRSGLRGRGGGGFPTGLKWEFTRKSRPGVQKYIFCNADEGDPGAFMDRSVLEGDPHSVLEAMAIGGYAIGASTGVIYIRAEYPLAIKRLKTAIAQAKEYGLLGGNLFGTGFNFDIELRYGAGAFVCGEETSLINSAEGKRGEPSNKPPFPSESGFWGQPTCVNNVETYANVAPIILNGGDWFAAIGTERSKGTKVFALAGKVNNVGLVEVPMGTTLREIIYEIGGGIKDGHRFKAVQTGGPSGGVITEDYLDTPIDYESLKAIDSIMGSGGMIVMDETDCMVNIAKYYLEFTQDESCGKCTPCRVGTKRLHEILERITEGKAEMADIDKLTKLARTIKDAALCGLGQTAPNPVLSTLKFFENEYLQHIQEHYCATGSCKALVKYSIDKERCIGCTACAKACPVKCISGEVKKVHAIDQTKCIQCGACFTTCKFGAVIKP; from the coding sequence TTGCGCATTAATACACTGGAACAATTGAAGGAACAACGCATCCAGGCGGAAAAGACCATCCAAAACCGGATCTTCGGCCAGCCTTCGGCCAGGCCCGAAGTGCTGATCGGCATGGCCACCTGCGGGATCGCCGCCGGCGCCGGTGAGGTCAAGGAGGCGATCGAGGAAGAACTGGAACGCCTGAAACTGACGGACATCAAGATTGTGCCGGTCGGCTGCATCGGCTATTGCCATTCGGAGCCGCTGGTCCAGGTGAATCTGCCCGGCCAGCCGCCGGTGCTGTACGGGAACGTCGACGCCGCGAAGGCCCGGGAGATCGTCAAGGGCCACCTGGTCGGCCAGCAGTTGCTGGCGGACGGAATCACCGAGCCCAATTTCGAACGGGTCAACCTGGAAGAGGCCAAGGCTTTCGAGCCCACCGGCCAGAGAAAGCAATTGCGGATCGCCTTGCGCAACTGCGGCGTGATCGATCCGACCAGCATCGACGAGTATATCGCGGGCCACGGCTACGAGGCCTTGGGAAAGGCCCTGACCCAGATGACCCCGGAGACGGTCATCGACACCGTCAAGCGCAGCGGCTTGCGCGGCCGGGGCGGCGGCGGCTTCCCCACCGGCCTGAAATGGGAGTTCACCCGGAAATCCCGCCCCGGGGTGCAGAAATATATCTTCTGTAACGCCGACGAAGGCGACCCCGGCGCCTTCATGGACCGCAGCGTGCTGGAGGGCGATCCCCACAGCGTGCTGGAGGCGATGGCCATCGGCGGCTACGCCATCGGCGCCTCGACCGGCGTCATCTATATCCGCGCCGAATACCCGCTGGCGATCAAGCGGCTGAAGACCGCCATCGCCCAGGCCAAGGAGTACGGGCTGCTGGGAGGGAATCTTTTCGGCACCGGGTTCAATTTCGATATCGAGCTGCGTTACGGCGCCGGCGCCTTCGTCTGCGGCGAGGAGACCTCGCTGATCAATTCCGCCGAGGGCAAACGGGGCGAGCCTTCCAATAAACCGCCCTTCCCGTCGGAGAGCGGCTTCTGGGGCCAGCCGACCTGCGTCAACAATGTCGAGACCTACGCCAACGTCGCGCCGATCATCCTGAACGGCGGCGACTGGTTCGCGGCCATCGGCACCGAGCGCAGCAAGGGCACCAAGGTCTTCGCCCTGGCCGGCAAGGTCAACAACGTCGGCCTGGTGGAAGTGCCGATGGGCACCACGCTGCGGGAGATCATCTATGAGATCGGCGGCGGGATCAAGGACGGCCACCGCTTCAAGGCGGTGCAGACCGGCGGTCCCTCGGGCGGCGTCATCACCGAGGACTACCTGGATACGCCGATTGATTACGAGAGTTTGAAAGCGATCGATTCGATCATGGGGTCGGGCGGGATGATCGTCATGGACGAGACCGACTGCATGGTCAATATCGCCAAATATTATCTGGAATTCACCCAGGATGAGTCCTGCGGCAAGTGCACCCCCTGCCGGGTGGGGACCAAACGGCTCCACGAGATCCTGGAACGGATCACCGAGGGCAAGGCGGAGATGGCCGACATCGACAAGCTGACCAAGCTGGCCCGGACCATCAAGGACGCGGCCCTGTGCGGCCTGGGGCAGACCGCCCCGAATCCGGTCCTCAGCACCTTGAAGTTCTTTGAGAACGAATATTTGCAGCATATCCAGGAACACTACTGCGCCACCGGCTCCTGCAAGGCGCTGGTCAAATACTCCATTGACAAGGAGCGCTGCATCGGCTGCACCGCCTGCGCCAAGGCGTGCCCGGTGAAGTGCATCTCCGGCGAAGTGAAGAAGGTTCACGCGATCGATCAGACGAAATGCATTCAATGCGGCGCCTGTTTTACCACTTGCAAGTTCGGCGCAGTGATTAAACCATAG
- a CDS encoding sensor protein KdpD, with amino-acid sequence MNQREAGAAPGRGKLKIFIGYAPGVGKTCAMLNEAQRRAERGQDVVVGYVETHGRPETAAQIGGLEVLDRLRLEHEGTVLEELDSAALLARGPELAVIDDLAHPSAPGARHARRYEDVLELLDQGISVLTTLDIGQLESLNDVVREITGLTVAETVPDRIVDAAAAVVVDITPDALLNRLQRGAIYPLERISPAVKNFFRPGNLNALRELALRHAAEEADEDLEAYLAEQGIRANWQAAERVMVCIAAGPTAKMLIRRGARIAKRYRCEWLVVYVECTHRFAPPLTPGDRERLEGHFKLARQLGAEIVVLRGQSVSAALAGLAQERHVTQIVIGHSRRSGLQTLLRGSTIYKLLRQVSDVAVHVIPTAGREG; translated from the coding sequence ATGAACCAGCGGGAAGCAGGGGCCGCGCCCGGGCGCGGCAAGTTGAAGATCTTCATCGGCTACGCTCCCGGCGTGGGCAAGACCTGCGCGATGTTGAACGAGGCCCAGCGGCGCGCCGAACGCGGCCAGGACGTGGTCGTAGGCTACGTGGAGACCCACGGCCGCCCCGAGACCGCCGCCCAGATCGGCGGGCTGGAGGTCCTGGACCGGCTGCGCCTGGAGCATGAGGGAACCGTCCTGGAGGAACTGGACAGCGCGGCGCTGCTGGCCCGCGGCCCAGAGCTGGCGGTCATCGACGACCTGGCCCACCCGAGCGCCCCAGGCGCCCGCCATGCCCGACGCTATGAAGACGTGCTGGAGCTGCTGGACCAGGGGATCAGCGTCCTGACCACGCTGGATATCGGGCAGCTGGAGAGCCTGAACGACGTGGTGCGGGAGATTACCGGCCTGACGGTGGCGGAGACCGTGCCCGACCGGATCGTCGACGCCGCGGCGGCGGTGGTGGTGGACATTACTCCCGACGCCCTGCTCAACCGGTTGCAGCGCGGCGCGATCTACCCCTTGGAGCGAATCAGCCCGGCAGTTAAGAATTTCTTCCGCCCGGGGAACTTGAACGCCCTGCGCGAGCTGGCGCTGCGCCACGCCGCCGAGGAGGCGGACGAGGATCTGGAGGCGTACCTGGCGGAGCAGGGGATCCGGGCCAATTGGCAAGCGGCCGAGCGGGTGATGGTCTGCATCGCCGCCGGCCCCACGGCCAAGATGCTGATCCGGCGCGGCGCCCGCATCGCCAAACGCTACCGCTGCGAATGGCTGGTAGTCTACGTCGAATGCACCCACCGCTTCGCTCCCCCGCTCACTCCGGGCGACCGGGAACGGCTGGAGGGGCATTTCAAGCTCGCCCGGCAGCTGGGGGCGGAAATTGTCGTCCTCCGGGGCCAGAGCGTCTCCGCCGCCCTGGCTGGGCTGGCCCAGGAGCGGCATGTCACCCAGATCGTCATCGGCCATTCCCGGCGCTCCGGCCTCCAGACCCTGCTGCGCGGCTCGACCATTTACAAGCTGCTGCGCCAGGTCAGCGACGTGGCGGTGCACGTGATCCCCACCGCCGGCCGGGAAGGGTAG
- a CDS encoding complex I 24 kDa subunit family protein: protein MPKTGVRAQTISVKDLPPEKFTRLDEYINSLPSTKGALIDIIYKAQEIFGFLPREVLLHIARKMGISGAEVFGVVSFYTNFTMNPQGLHTISVCMGTACFVKGAPALAQRLQEKLGIHEGETTKDGLFTLKNLRCVGACGLAPVVMIDDKIYGRLTVAELDQIIESYQKEAAGVAH from the coding sequence ATGCCCAAAACAGGGGTTCGCGCCCAAACCATCAGTGTCAAGGATCTGCCGCCCGAGAAATTCACCCGGCTGGACGAGTATATCAACAGCCTGCCCAGTACCAAGGGTGCGCTGATTGACATCATCTACAAGGCCCAGGAGATCTTCGGTTTTCTCCCCCGGGAAGTGTTGTTGCATATCGCGCGGAAGATGGGAATCTCCGGAGCCGAGGTCTTCGGCGTGGTCAGTTTTTATACCAATTTTACCATGAATCCGCAAGGCCTGCATACCATCAGCGTCTGTATGGGAACCGCCTGCTTCGTCAAGGGCGCCCCGGCCTTGGCCCAGCGGCTCCAGGAGAAGCTGGGGATCCATGAGGGAGAGACCACCAAGGACGGCTTATTCACCCTGAAAAACCTCCGCTGTGTGGGGGCCTGCGGTCTGGCGCCGGTCGTGATGATCGACGACAAGATCTACGGCCGGCTGACCGTGGCGGAATTGGACCAGATCATTGAGAGCTATCAAAAGGAGGCGGCCGGAGTTGCGCATTAA